Within the Metasolibacillus fluoroglycofenilyticus genome, the region CTGCTTTTAAACAGTCCTTTTCAAATATATTATTGCTGGTTAGGCACTGTAGATGATTCTGATTGTGTTTGCTCCGAGCCATTGCCTGCTAATGATGAACCGTTTGAAGAGTTTATTGCATCATCTGTTAGGCCGAGATGGCTTTTTAAAATTACTTTTGTATCTTCTAAGGATTGCTCATCAAGCTGATAGTAATATATACCAGTAGACATATCGTCATAGCCTTCTATTGACAGCGAGTCAATACGAGGCACACCTTGTGTTAAATAGCTGAAGAAACCTTTCATTTCTTTGAATGTCATGTTTGTTTTCATGTTTGCGCCAACCGCATCAATTACTTCATCATATTTCATGATTGATGATACGGAAGCCGCTTGCTGTGCAATAGCCTTTAAAATCTCCTGCTGACGTTTACCACGCTCTACGTCACTATCGAGTTTACGTGTACGTGCCAATGCTAATGCCTCGCGCCCGTTTAAATGCTGTATGCCAGGCTGTAAATTAACTGTATTGCGATCGAATTCATCCTTTTCAAGCATAGCATATGGTACTTCTGCCTCGATACCACCAAGAGCATCTACCACATCAATAAAGGCGTTAAAATTCATACGAACATAATAATCAACGGGAATATCGAATAATTCTTCGACCGTTTCAATCGTTGCAAGCGTACCACCGAATGCGTGAGCATGGGTAATTTTATCTTTATAGCCTATGTGAGGAATATAAACATAAGAATCACGTGGAATGCTTAAAAGCTTTACTGTTTTTGTCGTTCTATTTAATGTAGCAAGCAGCAATGCATCTGATCTAGAGCCCTCACCTTGACCACGTTGTTCACTATCGTCAATCCCTACGAATAATACAGAAACATTATCTTGTATAGGCTCCACCTTCACTTCAGTAGGACGTTTTGTTGAAACTTCGCGATTTTCGATTTCTTCATATGCTTGTTCAACCGCATGTTCTGCTTTTTTCGTTAAGTACATGCCGTAAGTTGTGACGCAAATTAATAAAGATGCGGCTAATATTAATGTTATTTTAAGAGCGAGAGAAAGCTTCGAAGGCTTCTTCTCTTTTTGCTTTGACCGTTTCATTTTCATTCTCCTCTAAATATGTTAGGAATATATCATTTAACCTTGTGCAAATTTACAATACTATTAATTATACTATGCTGTACCGTATCAGTAAACGAAAAAAGCGAAAATAAGGAGAGTCTTCAAAATTTCCTAATGCTTTAAAGGATAAACTCGATAAATTGTTTGTCGACACAGGCGATTTGCGCTTGCCCATTCGTCAATTCAGTCATCCATTCAGCAAAAGCTTCTTCTTCATCCTTTAAAACGTAAACAAATACTTCGACAGCATCTGCATACTGGATTTCTTTTAAAGTATAGTGCGAATTTCGTACCTCGTTTTCTACTTTACCTAGCCATGTATAGTCAATAGACACTTGCATCAAATGATGTAATTTGCGCTCTACGACTTTTGCGGCATCGAGTCCTTCAGTAGTTGCCTTCCCATAAGCACGAATTAATCCACCGCCGCCAAGCTTTATGCCACCGAAATAGCGTGTTACGACAACGACGGTATCCTTTAAGCCTTGCTTTTTTAACACTTCTAACATAGGGACGCCTGCTGTACCACTTGGTTCCCCATCATCGTTTGCTTTTTGAATATTGTCATGCTCTCCTATTAAATAGCAGGAGCAATTATGTGTGGCAGAAGGATGCATTTTTTTTATTTTATCTATAAAATCAATGGCTTCCTGTTCTGTTTCGGCACGCTCGACATAAGCAATAAAGCGTGATTTTGAAATGACAATCTCCCTTTCACCAAAACCTTTAACAGTTGAATAATCTTTTCGCATTGTATTTCCTCCCTTAAAAATGTATAGAAAATAATGTATTTGTGAAGTAATAATTTAAAAGTATAATAATTAGTACGATACATATAAATAAGATTTATTTTTTCTGCCCTATATTATAAGATATTTTTATAGTAGCTAATGCGGAAAGCTACTTTTAAAAATAAAGGCTAAAATTCCTATTGCGGCTGGAAAAATAGATCTTCTATCGGTCTAAATTAGGGTGTTATTGTTTGACAATAATCATGAACTATATGTAAAGTTTGATTCAATACAGCACATATAGATGTCCAATGAGAATGGGGAGATTTGGTGTTTTTAAATGAAAAATTTGATATCGCCTCACTCGATGTTATTTTTAATCGCATGCTTGAAACAATTATGAGCTCTAAAAATGATATATTTATTATAAGTGAACAAAGTCAACGAAACTTCGAAGAAATGCAAAAAGAATTGGCAGCTATTCGAGAAGATATCGCAGTAGTTATCGACGAAACAGATTGCTTAGAAAGAACTACACAGCTCGCAAAGCAGCGCCTTGTTGTAGTAAGTAAAGCATTCAATACGTTCACAGAAGAGCAGGTGCGTGAAGCATACGAAACGGCTAATAATTTCCAAATACAATATATGCTCGTTCAAGAAAAGGAAAAACAGTTGCGCGAACGACGCGATGATTTGGAAAGACGAATGAAAATACTCTATGATACGATAAAACGGGCTGATCAAATTGTCAATCAAGTAAATGTTGTCGTCAATTATTTAACATCAGATTTAAGAGATGTAGGTCAAGCGCTTGAGCAAGCGAAAATTAAGCAGGACTTTGGCATAAAAATTTTAGCTGCGCAGGAAGAAGAGCGAAAACGTCTGTCGCGTGAAATACATGATGGACCTGCACAAATGATGGCAAATGTTTTAATGCGCTCAGATTTAATCGAGCGTATTTACCGAGAAAAAGGTATGGATGCGGCAATTGAGGAAATTGCACATTTGAAGTTAAATGTGCGTGAGGCCTTGTCAGAGGTGCGCCGTATTATCTACGATTTACGCCCAATGGCATTGGATGATTTAGGTATTTTACCGACATTGAAGAAGTATTTATCAACGGTTATGGAGTATAATGAGGGTGTTAATATTCAATTCCAAACGTTTAATCAGGAAAAAAGATTGGATACAAATTATGAAGTGGCGATTTTCCGATTAATTCAAGAATGTACGACAAATGCTATTAAGCATGGAAAAAGCACAGAAATATCCGTAAAGCTAGAGTGGTTGAAGCGCGACGTTAATATTAGCGTGAAAGATAATGGTGTCGGTTTCGATAAGGAACTGATAAAGGACCAGTCATTTGGCATTATCGGTATGAAGGAACGAATTGACATTTTAAATGGTAAAATGAATATTCGAAGCGAAATTGGAAAAGGCACACTTGTAACATTTAAAATACCTTTTCAAAATGACGAAATATAGATTATAAGTGAAAATTAGGGGGAAATATTTATGACGAAAATTGTAATTATAGATGACCATCAACTTTTCCGTGAAGGTGTCAAACGCATTTTAGATTTTGAGGATACTTTCGATGTAGTAGCAGAAGGTGATGATGGTGTGGATGCGGTAAGCTTATATCGCACGAATACGCCAGATGTTGTCTTAATGGATATTAATATGCCAGGTAAAAATGGCGTAGAGGCTACGCGCGAATTAATCGATGAGTTCCCAGATGCAAAAGTAATTATGTTATCGATTCATGATGACGAATCCTATGTTACGCATGCATTAAAATCAGGTGCACTTGGCTATATGCTAAAGGAAATGGATGCAGATGAAATTGTAGAGGCGATTAAAGTTGTAGCAAACGGAGGCTCTTACTTACATCCAAAAGTAACGAAAAATTTAGTTGCCGAATTCCGTCGTCTGTCTGAGCACGAAAATAATGGCAACTTCCATCAAACAGAAATTCGCCGACCATTCCATTTGTTAACGAAGCGTGAATGTGAAGTATTACAGCTTCTTACGGATGGACAAAGCAACCGTACAATCGGCGAGACACTTTATATTTCTGAAAAAACGGTAAAAAACCATGTATCAAGCATTTTACAAAAAATGAATGTAAACGACCGTACTCAAGCTGTAGTAACAGCAATTAAAAGCGGCTGGGTAGAGGTACGCTAAAAACAAAGGGCTAGGGAGAAAGTTTAAACTTTCTCCCTAGCCCTAATTTTATTCTACCTGAAAACAAGGGGAAACTGATAAAATCCGGCTAGCCGTCTAAAAACAAGGCAAGCCGCAAATATATTCGAGAAGTCGCAAATAAAATGGGCAAGTCGCAAATATAATCGGGAAGTTGCAAATAAACCGAGGCAAGTCGCAAATATAATCGGGAAGTTGCAAATATAATCGAGAAGTCGCAAATAAACGGAGGCAAGCCGCAAATATATTCGAGAAGCCGCAAATAAAATGGGTAAGTTGCAAATATAATCGAGAAGCCGCAAATAAATCGTGGCAAGTCGCAAATAAAATGAACCTCCCAGCTACTTAAGGAGTGAGGAGCCACCAAAGTGCAAGGTACAGCTTCATAAATGCTAAAAAATTTCGAAATCGAGATGAAACCTCCTACTAGCTAATGCGTCTATATGAAACGGAATATTAAATAAGCAGATGTGCATGATATATGCTACAATATGTGCGCAGGAGGTTTTGAGGAAGATGAAAAAATGGTTGATAATGCTAATAGCAGCTTTTGGGTTAGCAGCATGTGGAGATACAGAGGAACAGCTAAGCGCGGAGCAAACAGCTGATATTATTGAAAAGGGTACGGTTGGCTTTGAGGTAATGGGGGACAAAGTCGAAGCTGCACCGGATGTACCAGATGCGGAAAGAGAGAAAATAATCGGGGTCTTCAATGAGTATATTGCGGCGTTTAATGATGAGGATCTTGATCGCTACAGTGCGACACTTTCCAAAAATGCAACAGGCTTTGATTATGAAAAGGATTTAGTAGAGGCGACAAAAGTTTTTAATTCCTATACAATTAATCGTCAAGCGGACAATATTACGATTATCAAATATGAAGAAAATGAAGCACAAGTATATGCAAATTTAGAAATTGAAATGACTGAGGATGAAACTGGAACAGCGCTTTCGAGTAAAGGCCGTCAAGTAACAGTTTTAGCAAATGAAGACGGAGCATGGAAAGTAACGAGCGTTTTTTATATCGGTAATGAATAAGCCAATATAATGTTTCATATAAATTCATGTTCCACTTTGAAGCTACATAAGGTAGAATTATCTTGATTCAGCAAAAAAGCTCCCACCTTACATAGGGCGAGATGAATGCTTAAATGGCTTTTCATTCAACGGATGGCTGAATCAAAATAAAGCCTCCGGCGGATGTCACAGGACGTGACGGTTTTAGGTTAACTCCACCAATTAGCTCGAAAAAATCTGGACTCGAGTTAGCTGAGGCGTAATTGAGGATGGCAGAGGAGTGGAATAATTGATGAAAATTGCAATTGTAACAGACAGTACAGCCTATTTAACAGCAGAGGAACGTAGCCGTTATAATATTCATATGATTCCTCTAAGTGTCAATTTAGAAGATGGTAGCTATGAAGAAGAGGTCGAAATCACGACTTCTGAATTTTATGATAAAGTGCGAAACTCAAAGGTTTTCCCAAAAACAACACAGCCACCAGTTGGCAAATTTGTCGAGTTATTCGAACAGCTTGCAAAAGATTATGATGAAGTCATTTCCATTCATTTATCTAGTGGAATAAGCGGTACATACCAAGGGGCAGTACAAGCTGCTGATATGGTTGAAGGCATTAAAGTAACAGCTTTTGACAGCGAAATAGCTTGTGCAATACAAGGGATGTATGTGTTGGAAGCAGCTAAAATGGTCGAACAGGGCGCCACTGTAGAGGACATTATAGCTCATTTAGAAAATTTAAGACCAACGTTGAATGCTTACTTTATCGTTGATGACTTAGCGCATCTACAGCGCGGCGGTCGTTTATCTGCGGCAGCTGCATTGATTGGTGGCTTGCTACAGGTAAAGCCTGTCCTACATTTTGTGGACAAAGTAATCGTGCCATATGAAAAAATTCGCACGCGCAAAAAAGCACTGCGTCGTGTGGAAGAGTTGCTGGCCGAGGCGGTTGAAAAGCATGGTGACCTGCAAGTAGCAGTAATCCATGGCAATTGTGAGGAAGAGGCAGCAGAGCTAATGGCGCAATTGCAGGCAAAACACCCAAATACAAGCTTCAAGTTAAGCTACTTTGGTCCAGTCATTGCCACGCATTTAGGCGAAGGCGCACTCGCAGTAGGCTGGTTAAAAAAATAACATTTCAAAAGTCTCTACATTAGAATGTAGAGGCTTTTTGTTTTGAGTAGTAAAAAGGAGTTGATATATATTTTAAGAAAAACAAAAAAAGCGCATTATATAGGGCTGCTTATTGACCCTGCGCTAGTAAACTTAATGGAAGGTCGTATTATGCGTAGAGAAGACCTACCTTTTGGACAGGAAGTAATCGAGTCATATATAAAGCGTGGATTTTTTAAAACACATGAAGCAATTTCGGTAACGAATAGTTTTTGGAGGAGGCGTTATCGGTGTGAGCGTTGTTTCAATGAAGAGCAGAGAAAATTCATTCATTTTTATTGTGTGAAATGTGAGCAAACTTGCACTTATTGTCGACATTGCATTGTAATGGGGAGAATTTCGAGCTGTACACAGCTATTGACATGGGGGAGGTCATTTTTCCGTGCTTTAAAAAAACATCAATTTAATTGGGTTGGCACACTGACAAAATTGCAGCAACAAGCATCGCTTGAGTTAGCGAGCAGCATTATGAACAAGCGCTCGCATCTATTACATGCGGTATGTGGAGCCGGGAAAAGTGAAATTCTTTTTCAGCCTATTTATAGAGCACTACAAAAGGGACAGCGCATTTGCATCGCGACACCCCGTACAGATGTCGTATTAGAATTAGCCCCGCGACTTCAGCAAGTATTTCCTACAACAGTAATTCATGCATTATACGGGGGAGCGCAAAATCAGCAAGGCTATGCACAGCTTGTTATTGCGACCACCCATCAGCTTTATCGCTTTGTTGACGCCTTTGATGTGATGATTGTCGATGAAGCTGACGCCTTTCCTTATCGCTTTGATGAAGTACTGCAAAAAGCTGTGTATAAAGCGAAAAAGAAGGATGCCCCGGTTGCTTTTGTAACCGCCACTCCAGACGCTAAATTACTCCAAATTTGTGAGGGTTATTCGTTTATATCGAAGCGCTACCATGATTATCCACTACCTATTCCACGATTTCAGCCATTATGGGGCTATAAACAGCACCTAAAAAAAGGTAAGCTACCAAAGCCACTTCAGCATTGGACGGAACAACAAATTATTGCAAAGAAACCATTTCTCATTTTTTTCCCAACGATTGAAATGTTAGAGCAAGCTCACTCGCTCTTTCAACAGCTAGATACGAATATTTTAGCTGTGCATGCTGAAGATCCGACACGTAAAGAAAAAGTCCAGCAATTACGCAACGAAGAAATCCTAGGTTTATTAACGACGACAATTTTAGAAAGAGGCATTACGATTGCTAACGTACAGGTCGCTGTTGTTGGTGCAGAAAGTCCCATTTTTACTGCAGACGCACTTATTCAAATTGCAGGGCGTGTTGGGCGTAGTGAGCTGTATCCGACAGGGGATGTCGTATTTTTTTATCATGGTATCTCGCTAGAAATGGATTTAGCGAAGCGAGAAATTCTGCGTTTAAATGAGGTGTCGAATGAATAAAGAAATAATAAACTGTTTGCTTTGTGAGCGAGAGCTACAACAAATAATAACTTGGCAAACGTTATTTGAACGAAGATTAGCTCCTGTTATTTGTGAACGCTGCAAGCTGAAATTTGAGTTTGTAAATTATCAAAAGGAGGGGCTCTATGCTATTTTTCATTATAATGAAGCAATGAAAAACTTTTTAAGGCAATATAAGTTTTTACAAGATATTATACTAGCAAAAGTTTTTCGACAGGAATTACATGAATTATTAAGCAAGCGTAGCGAAATAATTGTACCGATACCAATGCATCCACTAAAAAAGAAGGAGCGTACATTTGCTCACATTGATGAACTACTACATGCGGCTGAAATCCCTTATGAGCATTTACTTGAAAAAACAACGGTAGAAACGCAAGTTGGTAAAAGCAAACTGGAGCGGCAACAAGTAGCTCCGCTTTTTCGTATCGCTCATCAAAAACAATTAACTGCTAAGCATTATATTATTGTAGATGATATTGTAACGACTGGTACGACGATTGCACATGCCAAAAGGGCGTTGCTTGACGCAGGGGCAGAAAGCGTAACCGCGATAGTTTTAATAAAAGGATAAAATTCAAACAATCCGTGACGCATGAAAAGCTCATGGATTGAAGATTCACTTTATTGTATAATGGAGGAAATTAAACGTAGCATTTAGGAGGAAAACATTATGGCGGAGATTAGAAATTGTCCAGAATGCAATGAGTTTTTTAATTACACAGGTTTAAGAGATGTATGCTACAAATGTGCACAAAAGGAAGAAGACATGTATCAAATTGTCTATCGCTTTTTACGTAAACGTGAAAATCGTGCGGCTAATGTCGACCGCATTGAAGAGGCGACAGGTGTAAAAAAAGATTTGCTCTATAAATGGGTACGTAAAGGCCGCTTGCATCCAGCATTATTTCCAAACTTAGGCTATCCTTGTGATAACTGTGGGCGTTTAACGACATCGGGCAAGCTCTGTGACAATTGTCAAAATGAATTGAAATCCGAGTTACGCACATTTGATGCAGCAAAAGAATTCCGTGAAAATGTAGTGCAACGTGAGAAAGGCACATATTTAGCAGATAGAAAGAAATAAATAAAGAAACCGTGGAGACGTCTAAAAAGCCGTGCATAGCCGGCTTTTTGGACGCAAGCTAGAATGAGAGAAACCTCAGTGAAAGAAACAAAACGAACACCCGCTTTTGAAGTGAGTGCTATGAATAATCTTGAGAACGTAGAAGAAACCCTCAGAAATTTAGAATCCCCCTGAAAAACGTAGAATAAATCCCATAAAACGTAGAATAACTATCCGAAATTTTCAAAAGGGTAAATAAATATTAAACGAAGAAACAATTATCTGCCTGTTGCACTGATGATTATATTTTTCGCGTGGGCGTGTTAAATCCTTAATCAAAAAATATTAATTAAACAATTTCATCTACAAACCGAAATATAATGTAGAAGGAAATTGAAGGGAGGATATATAGTATGAAAATTAATCCATTAAATTTGAGAGCGATTAATCCATACAATGCCCAGCCACGAGTTACTAAAAACGAAGAAAAAGCAGCATCTTTTGCAGATAAAATTGAGATTTCTTCAGCTGCTAAGGAAATGCAAGTAACGGCTGATTACAATACAGAGCGTGCTGTTCGCGTACAACAGCTAAAGGCTGATATTCAGTCAGGTGAATATAAAGTGAATGCAAGGCAAGTGGCTGAGGATATGCTGAAATATTACCGATTCTAAGCATAATTTTGAAATAAAGGAGCTCATATGATATGTCAGTGCTATCCACACTTGAAAAACTAGAGCGCATGCACAAAAGCTTATTGGAGCTTGCACATAAAAAAACAGACATTATTAAAGCGAACGATATAGAAGCACTAGATGAATTAATTAAAATGGAGCAGGCACATGTAGCGGCGATCACTACACTTGAGCAACAGCGTCAGTTGATGGTAACGGATTACCTCCGAGCAAAAGGAATTGCTTACACTGACAACCCAACTGTAGCCGAGCTAATTGACGCCATCGATAGTGAAGAGGAAAAGCAGCAGCTAATCGCTACGAGGGAACGCTTGCTCACATTATTAACTGAGCTTAAAGTGCAAAACGATTTAAACCAAAAGCTCGTCTATCAATCTTTGCAATTTATCAATATCCAATTAGAGCCATTCCGCCCCGCACGTCCAGATGCCTTTAACTATTCAGGCGATGAAGTGCGCGGTCAATCAAATCAAAAAAAAGTAACATACTTCGACTCACAAGCATAAAGAGGAGTGTCCCAAAAGCTGTGTATAGCTTTTTGGACGTTG harbors:
- a CDS encoding LCP family protein, with the protein product MKRSKQKEKKPSKLSLALKITLILAASLLICVTTYGMYLTKKAEHAVEQAYEEIENREVSTKRPTEVKVEPIQDNVSVLFVGIDDSEQRGQGEGSRSDALLLATLNRTTKTVKLLSIPRDSYVYIPHIGYKDKITHAHAFGGTLATIETVEELFDIPVDYYVRMNFNAFIDVVDALGGIEAEVPYAMLEKDEFDRNTVNLQPGIQHLNGREALALARTRKLDSDVERGKRQQEILKAIAQQAASVSSIMKYDEVIDAVGANMKTNMTFKEMKGFFSYLTQGVPRIDSLSIEGYDDMSTGIYYYQLDEQSLEDTKVILKSHLGLTDDAINSSNGSSLAGNGSEQTQSESSTVPNQQ
- a CDS encoding YigZ family protein, which codes for MRKDYSTVKGFGEREIVISKSRFIAYVERAETEQEAIDFIDKIKKMHPSATHNCSCYLIGEHDNIQKANDDGEPSGTAGVPMLEVLKKQGLKDTVVVVTRYFGGIKLGGGGLIRAYGKATTEGLDAAKVVERKLHHLMQVSIDYTWLGKVENEVRNSHYTLKEIQYADAVEVFVYVLKDEEEAFAEWMTELTNGQAQIACVDKQFIEFIL
- a CDS encoding sensor histidine kinase, with protein sequence MFLNEKFDIASLDVIFNRMLETIMSSKNDIFIISEQSQRNFEEMQKELAAIREDIAVVIDETDCLERTTQLAKQRLVVVSKAFNTFTEEQVREAYETANNFQIQYMLVQEKEKQLRERRDDLERRMKILYDTIKRADQIVNQVNVVVNYLTSDLRDVGQALEQAKIKQDFGIKILAAQEEERKRLSREIHDGPAQMMANVLMRSDLIERIYREKGMDAAIEEIAHLKLNVREALSEVRRIIYDLRPMALDDLGILPTLKKYLSTVMEYNEGVNIQFQTFNQEKRLDTNYEVAIFRLIQECTTNAIKHGKSTEISVKLEWLKRDVNISVKDNGVGFDKELIKDQSFGIIGMKERIDILNGKMNIRSEIGKGTLVTFKIPFQNDEI
- a CDS encoding response regulator, which codes for MTKIVIIDDHQLFREGVKRILDFEDTFDVVAEGDDGVDAVSLYRTNTPDVVLMDINMPGKNGVEATRELIDEFPDAKVIMLSIHDDESYVTHALKSGALGYMLKEMDADEIVEAIKVVANGGSYLHPKVTKNLVAEFRRLSEHENNGNFHQTEIRRPFHLLTKRECEVLQLLTDGQSNRTIGETLYISEKTVKNHVSSILQKMNVNDRTQAVVTAIKSGWVEVR
- a CDS encoding nuclear transport factor 2 family protein gives rise to the protein MKKWLIMLIAAFGLAACGDTEEQLSAEQTADIIEKGTVGFEVMGDKVEAAPDVPDAEREKIIGVFNEYIAAFNDEDLDRYSATLSKNATGFDYEKDLVEATKVFNSYTINRQADNITIIKYEENEAQVYANLEIEMTEDETGTALSSKGRQVTVLANEDGAWKVTSVFYIGNE
- a CDS encoding DegV family protein, encoding MKIAIVTDSTAYLTAEERSRYNIHMIPLSVNLEDGSYEEEVEITTSEFYDKVRNSKVFPKTTQPPVGKFVELFEQLAKDYDEVISIHLSSGISGTYQGAVQAADMVEGIKVTAFDSEIACAIQGMYVLEAAKMVEQGATVEDIIAHLENLRPTLNAYFIVDDLAHLQRGGRLSAAAALIGGLLQVKPVLHFVDKVIVPYEKIRTRKKALRRVEELLAEAVEKHGDLQVAVIHGNCEEEAAELMAQLQAKHPNTSFKLSYFGPVIATHLGEGALAVGWLKK
- a CDS encoding DEAD/DEAH box helicase; translation: MSSKKELIYILRKTKKAHYIGLLIDPALVNLMEGRIMRREDLPFGQEVIESYIKRGFFKTHEAISVTNSFWRRRYRCERCFNEEQRKFIHFYCVKCEQTCTYCRHCIVMGRISSCTQLLTWGRSFFRALKKHQFNWVGTLTKLQQQASLELASSIMNKRSHLLHAVCGAGKSEILFQPIYRALQKGQRICIATPRTDVVLELAPRLQQVFPTTVIHALYGGAQNQQGYAQLVIATTHQLYRFVDAFDVMIVDEADAFPYRFDEVLQKAVYKAKKKDAPVAFVTATPDAKLLQICEGYSFISKRYHDYPLPIPRFQPLWGYKQHLKKGKLPKPLQHWTEQQIIAKKPFLIFFPTIEMLEQAHSLFQQLDTNILAVHAEDPTRKEKVQQLRNEEILGLLTTTILERGITIANVQVAVVGAESPIFTADALIQIAGRVGRSELYPTGDVVFFYHGISLEMDLAKREILRLNEVSNE
- a CDS encoding ComF family protein, translating into MNKEIINCLLCERELQQIITWQTLFERRLAPVICERCKLKFEFVNYQKEGLYAIFHYNEAMKNFLRQYKFLQDIILAKVFRQELHELLSKRSEIIVPIPMHPLKKKERTFAHIDELLHAAEIPYEHLLEKTTVETQVGKSKLERQQVAPLFRIAHQKQLTAKHYIIVDDIVTTGTTIAHAKRALLDAGAESVTAIVLIKG
- a CDS encoding TIGR03826 family flagellar region protein, with the protein product MAEIRNCPECNEFFNYTGLRDVCYKCAQKEEDMYQIVYRFLRKRENRAANVDRIEEATGVKKDLLYKWVRKGRLHPALFPNLGYPCDNCGRLTTSGKLCDNCQNELKSELRTFDAAKEFRENVVQREKGTYLADRKK
- the flgM gene encoding flagellar biosynthesis anti-sigma factor FlgM, producing MKINPLNLRAINPYNAQPRVTKNEEKAASFADKIEISSAAKEMQVTADYNTERAVRVQQLKADIQSGEYKVNARQVAEDMLKYYRF
- a CDS encoding flagellar protein FlgN, whose product is MSVLSTLEKLERMHKSLLELAHKKTDIIKANDIEALDELIKMEQAHVAAITTLEQQRQLMVTDYLRAKGIAYTDNPTVAELIDAIDSEEEKQQLIATRERLLTLLTELKVQNDLNQKLVYQSLQFINIQLEPFRPARPDAFNYSGDEVRGQSNQKKVTYFDSQA